In the Silene latifolia isolate original U9 population chromosome 1, ASM4854445v1, whole genome shotgun sequence genome, cgattaagtatataattacttccgtcacttttccttaaacacttttaaaacctaattgctttcaaaaagagaaatcaaactacgttcttcgcatcaatcgcattgttggcaaatcccggagcttggaaggtcggattttacctttctttataccattgtgatccttgcgtcgagggtaagatctacgtaccgtttttatagtgtttcgttaaagttggttaaaccctaatattgggatttgggggttttgttatattttgtgattggtagtgattatatgtttgtatgttaggaggaggattcgtagaggaagctttttgatatcaactgtgagatcgtctgattgttgtgctttccaggtagggtttccctactcagtattagtcccataatgcattgttggtgttgtgtgacTGTTGAttgttatcgtattcgtattgagacggttgttgattgattgttgtttgatggttgtgattgtttgtctctggttctcgagatgcgttctcggctgagtagagtcacttgcgggagtggcttcacgccctagtttcgccctctgtggaacccgccacgggaggggatgtgcacattaatgggacagggttatcgctcggtatgatgagcgaggatttggtgggtacggctgcggtcccccactggcagggctggtccagtggacagtcggtgacagagATTGATTAGAGTGGGTTGATTGTGTGTAATcgttgagctgtttgtttactgtgttgttggtttatataaattgtgtgattagtactgaccccgtttaatgttttaaaaactgtggtgatccattcggggatggtgagcagttattgagcaggtatgagtcgagttacttggatagctgggatgtgccaccgtctgatgatagaagtcttccgctgtaactttagtagtttaataaacatttcatttagctgattagacagttggtttgagaacttgtattcgtatttggatttggttttggatagtaacctttcactaaagttatacttctaaagtacgtttcgttattgtctatttgattatcattgcctcgggtaaccgagatggtagcatccttattcctgagtggtcctggtaaggcacttgaagtatgggggtgttacagattcaGTTTGAGGCATCGGATATtagagacattaggtctcgattttagcatagtttacattcaattcaaatactttagtttctcaataaagttcgttattttgcatctggatttcctttccgccttcagtttcggtatttctcaatcataatttcagtgtttaagtttattatcttcgtagttagaattgctagattagttccctTAAGccctaattttctttattgcgaatttactgttaaatcgttttaatcatgctttcgtttactgttttaattgctttcgtagttgtagttagaattattatgagtagctaaataccatttgctaagatgtaggggagctatagcgtagatggcattagaataggtgaccccgcattagggcttggtcgatcgactggcttctctggtcgaccgactgagccagtttgtcgatcgactggggtagctggtcgatcgaccgacttcgtgtctgattagcatcgtataattcgttaagtgcaatatttaacaatgagaccgagaggagacttgttagatgcttagttttgaccaacccgtagatcgaaagataggaaaaggcattaattaatgagttgagacgactaaattgctgagatcgagagataatgtaatttaggctttaggaatcacttttcggggcgagagctagtattagtgagacttagggactggtagcataggccgaaagaagctactagttaacttggaccgagaggacttgttttacccatcctacacgactgtatttcggacttacctaagattatgtgccatcgcagctatagtgaaccgaccgtcttagcatttcttttatcgttgtttacatcttttgctactattatttgtttatttagtttatgttattagatttagttataattgacatcaaaacccccctcactgttaccgttagactaaaattaaaagcaactataatctccctacctccctgcggatcgaccctgttaccactagcttctgttagttctaataggttttataaatactatttttggtgcacacgacgacaggcatcaaattttggcgccgttgccggagaggcagcgctaatttttagttgtttttaattttagctTATTTGGTCTCAGGgaacatcagttccttgagacagttttacGTTTCTTGTAGTTTTCTCTTATCTGCAGGTTATTTCGGTCCTGATGGATATCGATATAGTTGCAAGAATAGCTGCCCTAAGCTCCAGAATCGGTAATTATGAGACGCAGCAAGCTTTTCAGAGAATACAGACGGAGAATTATGTCTCCAGTTCTCCCTTCTTGTGTAGAAGATGTGGTGTAGAGGGACATATAGCTGATAACTGTATTAGCCCTACGGATTCGATGCTTGCTTTCCGACAATATAAGCAAGCCAAAGCATATTATTACACTCCTACTTCACAGCATCAACCATACATGCCGCCTTTTGAGATTCAGCCGCCTATTCCGCAGCAACAACAACCGTCAAATAACGAGGTTGCGGAGATGAAAGCtgtaatgcaaaagttgatagctGAATTTGCTAAGAGTAGTGAAGAATATGCAGCATCAACTAAGTCGATACAGTCTCGAATAGCCGAACTTTCCTTTCAGCAAAATCAACACATGGATCCTGTGTGTGCTATGCGTCTccggagtgggtctacccttgatgggcccactatGGTGGAAGACGGTTCTGAAAAGATGgttgaaaaagggaagaaaaataaAGTCGAGAAGAAGGCAATCAGCAGGTGTATCGGTCGATCAACCGACCacactagtcgatcgaccagctacagTGCAGCACCAGTACCTAACTCTGaggatgtcagtcgatcgaccgaccccaacggtcgatcgactgacaacgctgTTGATGTGGTCaatggttcatatttgagacGATCTGAAGAGGGTTTGATCTACAACAAAGACAAGGTGATCGATTTTCGGCCCAAGTCCACTAATGCTGGGATGAGAGATActgaggagagggctaagttattTTTgcaagccccatatccagagaggctgGTACCAACGAAGGATGAGGTATATTTTGAAAAATTTTAAAAGGTCATTCATAGTCTTAGTGTGCAAGTACCTTTGCTTGAGTTGGTAAAtcaacttggaccgagaggacttgttttacccatcctacacgactgtatttcggacttacctaggattatgtgccatcgcagctatagtgaaccgaccgtcttagcatttcttttatcgttgtttacatcttttgctactattatttgtttatttagtttatgttattagatttagttataattcacatcaaaacccccctcactgttaccgttagactaaaattaaaagcaactataatctccctacctccctgcggatcgaccctgttaccactagcttctgttagttctagtaggttttataaatattatttttggtgcacacaacgacaggcatcaggaGCATTGGGAGGTGAGCTCGACTTGggccatagttgctgtctagatcacttagttgacttatacaactttatttatgtaatttccgcgGCGTACtatattgtaatgttaaggttttaatttaatcggttggcaatgtaataaaaccattattttaGTTAatgttattaaagtactttggtttgtttcaatttgtatcatttacctcgggcaaccgagatggtaacagtcctatttattgggaatgtcttgctaaaggctcctaaataaatggggggtgttataaagtggtatcaaagcaaaACGATcttcaggcctaaccaatgaatttaataatgaatataagatgtgtctaataaaatgaacccgggtagaaactgttatgagcccttttggcttaggatgagaaggtaccgTCACTCCGAACCCCGGCCATTCCAGTtgtgaaccggttaccttgagagatattgaagagtgaggtaatttaaaatgaatattgtttattttcttaGGAGTCATTGTTGCCTTGGGTGTGTATTATTTTGGTTGATGAGCGAGGTTACGAGACATACCCTTAATTTTAAAGAGAGTGGAATGGATGAAATGAGGATTTGATGATTAAATTGTTTTTTTATCATAAGCATGAAGTAATTCTGAATTgatattgattatttgattggatgattatagtagtatcatgtctagcgatatgcggttatgtgaatcccgaaaccatgCTATTTACAATATTATTAAATGATTGAATTTGTGATAGGGATAATTTAGAATAGATGCTTAGTCATGTGTGTGAAGTATGTTGACCAAATTATGTTGATACAAGTATAGGAGGGTGataatacggccttatggcctagTAAAAAGAAATGTAGAAGTCGAACCTTATTTGTCAGattttacccctatttgatttagttgccATTTGACCTCTGTTTATCGTATAAAGTTGAaatttttatgagtgataacctAGTGAGTTAGCTTTCTAATGTCGTTGGTCTAATGTTTAAATATTTtacggtttgggagaaataaatattttagtggacagtggttggaatattcctgtacagttaagttttcgacaaacgattttgtaaaatttctcatttaatttgtacttaaGATATTTgactaattccaactccactgtttaaacgattcaaatatgttttcaaattgataagccacgtatCAAAATAATGTTTTGACAAttaatggtgatttttacaagttgacccaagtttttgacaaattgctgatcggtttctgtttggaccaactggattgtaaaaatctttataaaatggttgTTCGAGATTTGGACTCgattatttttctcatatttctaaaactccttatattttctggaaagtataaaaactcaatgtaGAACGTAATGGTTATTTAagggtgatttttgaaagttacagcttaACTTTAATTTCTGAAAATGcgagttttaccaaaagtttaatataaatgttttattagttcttaacctatgatagttgggagGTGGGAGTGATGATAGGAGGACCTAGGGAGGGGTAAGAAAGGATATAATTGACCACACCTTATCTttgtaagtatagaatatttaaaatGTTAAGCCATCTTTACTCGGGTAGAAACTGatgttgtcttgttttacttttataaaaccatgcctccaaagagatctaaacctacaccctctaccatgtcccaagaggagattgaccgtttgatatctatgaatgaggctttgactgcggcactgaaggctaaggggtcagtacaggatccagcaaagatgagtgctaatattgTGAGGCATAACCCGACgaaatatgacggattaggtgaaccatctttacttggggattgACATAGGGAGTTTGACAATCTTTTTGAGTTACTGGGTTGTCCTGCGGAGCTACAGGTAGATCAAGCTACTTACAATTTGAGGGGAACAACGAgcttgtggtggaatcgtagtaaggaggtgttaagggaagcttggagggagagtgatgaaccgtttatcacttggaagggtttcaaggagactatgagagctgtatttgtaccagaacatattaagagtaagatgagagctgaatttgattctttcaagatgactgaggagatgacagtagaggcttattataacatgtttatggaattgtcagaatatgtagctaatttgaattttagtgatgaaatgttggcactcagatttgaaaagggctaaacaaccactattaagaagaggcttgcagctggtcagccaagtaccatggatgatgtttatcagcgagctgggcacgcagagaggattgcagatatgttaaaggaagagaagagggagaaggaggaaaagaaggggAAGGGTGAGAAGAGGAAGGTAGAAATTACAACTGAGAGTGCAGGAGGCAGTAAGAAGTAGGCTGTGGGTCAATCCCAATCATATTTTTCGAGTGGAGGGTGGTCTAGTGGAGCTAGTAATGTGAATTGTTTCAGGTGTGGGAAGCTGGGATATAGGAGGTTTGAGTGTAGGGTAAATTTGGAGAGGCAAGGAAGTGGTATTGGAAATGGGAATCAGAATGGGGGTTACTATACTCCTATGTCAGGTTATGGGAGTAATCAAAAGACTGGGGGTCGGAGCAATCAGGTGAATTTTAATAATAGCTACAATAGAAGCTACAATACTAGGCAAGGCAAAGGAGTTGatcagagtaatggtggaaagACATTTGGAACAGCTAGCACCGTACAAGGGAGTGGGGAGAAGAGTAACTAGGGTTTATTAGGAGGAGTGGAGTCTTATCATTTATAAGTATTTAAGTTGTTAGTAGTTTTAATAAAGTAatagtagttccgaaacttcgggacgaagtttatttttagggaggtagaatgtgacacctcatgttttaagtttattttgtgatacatttttgtgttttgagttaattttgtgatacattttgataagtatgatatggtttgataatgattaagaAAGTTAATTGTGTTGCAATGATAGTGAGTTGAAATTGCATTCAGATGTGTTGATGGTTTCATAAGACTTTCGTAGCATTTTGGGTGAACTTCGgcacgaagttcattttaagggaggaatattgtaataccccgtaatttgataagtatttatattaataatttacgcattttaaataactaattataataagttcataatttataatcgcgaataagacggaataatatataatataatagAACAATAAGTGAGTCGGGAAGTGGTGATGGACCGTGTTGCCTTGGGTATCGTTCTCGGGATTTTTTATTTTTGAGTAATGATACTAATATTACTAATTGTATTTTCTAATAATTACAGTAATTAGGTAATAAGTTTCCTAATTAATGTTCTATACatctaaacctagactatataTATACAAAGAAGTCTGAAAATAATTGATAGAAAGAAGAAGGAAGGGATTAAAGGAGGAAAGACGGAATTAAGCTTGCAATCGATTAAGAGGTAAGATCGCTTTACACAACTAGTTAACCTAGCAAACTACTTGTCTTAACCGTGTAATCTGACCACCATAGGGCCAACATATGACTTCAACCTTGATCCTAGTATAACCGTGAACCAAGTTGGACCACCATGAGACCTTGTTGACCGACATTGACCAACCAGGGCTGGGAACAAGGGATGGTTGTCGTGATGGTTAGGTGTTTGTGCCGAGAGTTTAAACTTGGGTTTGAACCCTATAATGGAtgagtcttgacctgggcatggttGGGTTATGATAGGGCGGTTGAGTTGGTCTTGGGGGAGGTGTAGGTGTGGTGGCAGGTGGTGGTTGGTGACGGTGGTGGCGGCAAAATAGAGGAAAACAGGGGTGTTATCGTGGCTATTTTAAGACGGACACTATGGTTGTTTTTGCGATTGTACCGGGGAAAGGGGACCACCTATGGAGTCACCGTGGGACGGTGGTGCCAACGGTGGTGGTTATAGGCGgtagtggtggctgtggtggtagTGGCGAGGGGTTCTTTACACGGTGTTGAGGGTGGAGGACTTGGTTGTTGATGTCGGGTTTAGAGAGGTAGTTAAGGCGTGAGTGATTGGGTTGCTGGTGGTTATGGGCACGGTGGAGGATGATGGTGAACTATAGTGGTTGTGGTGGTCATCGTAGGTAATAGCTTGAACGCGGTGTTtgttgatgtcgggttttcggtaatggTGATGTTATGCTTGTGGGTGCTAGGGCATGAGTTTAGGGGCGGTTGGAGGCGGTTGAAGCTGGTGTTTGGGGCGTGATTGGGTGGCTGGAAGTGAAGGCTCACGGTGGGGCAGGTGTCAGAGGTGTTTGTGTCGGGTTTGGGTGTAATAAAACTGGTTGTTTGGGGGTGTATGTGTGGGTGTTGGTGATGGGTGTTACACGGGTAATGGGGGGAGTTATCATGGGTTACATGGGTGTAGTGGGTTAAAGAGTTGACTTGTTTAAATTTTAAAGATGGGTTTTACGTAATGATAATTCGTACGGAAATAATTAATGTAAATGAATTATATtggattaaattataataatgtattaaataattaataattaaattataaataattatttatgttaggtgacagAATTGTTGAGAAGCTTTAATTGGATTTCGACTTATTGGATTGCGGTATACGGAGTATTTgtttgccaggtaggataacgaTTCTACTGGACCTATTAATTGTgtatcttcttatttaattggatgttgtgttaattgaattgaactgTTTTGATGATTGGATTATACATATCTTGTATATTGTGATTGGAAGGGGGTTGTATTGGATATTATTGAGACGGTGTGGTAGGTAGCCATTGTTGTTGCTACAATTGGTTTGATGATGAGTTGGATATCAGATTTAGCCTGATtgaggtagacatcatggtaagagccttcgggtgatgttatataaacttactggctgaggtaggcatcatggtaagagccttcgggtgatgtattataaacttactggcaGACACCGTTTAATACCTTCGTGGTGGTGTGTTGGGAGAATAGTTGACTTGGCATTTGTGCTTGAATCTTTTTACTATTTATATTATCTGTCTCGAgattgttatcctactcaacctcgtggttgacagtgtattcgtgaacacctgtgatgaaccataatggggagcagatttgacaggtactaaagattagctgacttgagagcattgggacgtgagctcgacttgggccatagttgctgtctagatcacttagttgacttatacaactttatttatgtaatttccgcttcgtagtatattgtaatgttaaggtttaaatttaatctgttggcaatgtaataaaaccattatttcagttaaagttattaaagtactttggtttgttttaatttatatcatttacctcgggcaaccgagatggtaacagtcctatttattgggaatgtcttgctaaaggttcctaaataaatgggggtgttacataaactttaactagtaataaaaagtttttaaaatttcataattttcgCTTAAATTTATTTGTTATATTTTCCGCATTATCGTGGGGTGTCACAGTGTCGGTAGATCCAAGTAAAATTGAAGTTGTGTCCAAATAGGAGAGACAAAAGAATGTGGGTGATATTAGAAGCTTTCTGGGGTTGGCTGGCTATTATGAGAGGTTTGTAAAAGACTTCTAAAAAATAGCTGAGCTTTTGACtactttgatgaggaaggaaaaTAGATTCAAGTGGGATGAGTTGTGAGAAGGCATTCCTAACCTTTGAGGAGCGTCTGACTACAGCTCCTATTCTTGtcttgcctgaagggagtgagaatttcgAAGTTTACaccgatgcctcgaagaatggttTAGGccttgggatgtgtgttgatacaGAATGAGAAGATTATTGCTTATGCCTCAAGACAgttgaagccatatgaggagaattatcctactcaCGATTTGGAGCTGGGAGCCGTGATATTTGCATTAAAATTGTGGCGCCCTTATCTTTATGGAGCTACTTTTAAgatattttctgatcacaagaccttgaagtatatatatatatacccagAAAGTGTTGAATATGAGACAGAGACGATGGGTTGAGCTAATTAGAGATTACGACATGGAGATAGTATATCATGAAGGGAAGGCGAATGTAGTGACAGATGCACTAAGTATGAAGTTTGTCCATGCTTTATGCACTGTTATGTCAAGGGTGAAATTGCATGAAGATGTGAAGATGTATGATTCGAAAGGGTGATTCAATTGGGGATTTGACCATAGAGCCCGAGTTATATGCTGAGATCAAGGAGAAGCAGAAAGACGATCCTAGAATTGAAAAGTGGCGCGCGGCTGTGGACACTAAGGTTGTTTCCAAGTTTGAGATTTATTCTGATGACGGTCATAGATTTGCTGGAAGATAGTATACCTGATGATGAGGAATTAAAAAGAAAGATGATCACCGAAGCTCATTCTACACCTTATTCTATTCATCCTGGAGGAGACAAATTGTATAATGATATGaaaaagactttttggtggccaaggATGAAGAAGGAGATAGCTGAGTTTGTTGCAAGATGCTTGATATATCAAAGGGAAAAGGGTGAGCACAAGAGACCACAAGGCAAAGTTCAATCTTTAGATGTGTCAGAATGGAAGTGGGAGAGCATTTTCGTGGATTTTATTGTTGGTTTGCCAAAAACTTAGAAAATGCATAATATGATATGGGTGATTGTGGATAGATTAAGTATGTCAGCATACTTAATCCCAATGAAAGATACGTGGAGTAAGGCGGAGTTAGTTAAGGCTTATATCAAGTATGTGGTGAAGCTTCATGGTGTGCCTAAAGTTATTATTTCTAATTGTGATTCGAGGTGTATACCTAAGTTCTGGCAGGAGTTGCAATCTTTGATGGGGACTcagttgaagatgagtacaacatttcatccagTTATAGATAGTCAAACtgagaggactattcagacactgaaggatatgttgagagcttgtgtgatggattttggcgGATCATGGGAGAAGagattggatttgattgagttttcttataataatagttatcatgctaGCATTAGCATGACACCTTTTGAGGCATTGTATGGGAGAAAGTGTaagagtccagtttgttgggatgacataGCAGATGCAGTAGTGTTGAGACCTTAAATGATTTAGGAAATGGTGGAGCAAGTACAGGTTATTCGACAAAAGATGAGAGCTGTGCAGGATAGACAGAAGAGTTATACTGGTTTGAAGAGAAGTGAGATAGAGTTTGAGATAGGAGACAAAGTGTTACTAAAAGTACTATCTCCTATGAAGGGtgtgatgaggtttgggaagaaaggtaagccgagtcagaagttcattggaccatatgagattttagaCAGAGTTGGAGAGGTAGCTTATCGATTAGCACTACCTCCAGCTTTCGACAGAATTCATAATGTATTTCGTGTTTCAcaactgcggaagtatgtgagtgatcctactcATGTGTTAGAGCCTGAGCATGTGGAGATAGATGAGCAGATGTCATATGTTAAAATGCCTAAGGAGATATTGGACAGAAAAGTAAGAAAGACTAGGAATGGAGAGACAGCTTTAGTGAAGGTTTTATGGACTAATCATAATGTGCAGCAAGCTACATGGGAAGCTGAAGCTGCTATGAGGGACAAGTACTCTAATCTTTTTGTTAATTTagttggttacgaggacgtaactttTTTTTGGGGGGATATGATGTAACACCTCATATTTTTTTGCATTCTTGATGATAAGTTTAATAATTAGAGTGTGTTTTAGCTGTTAATAATAAGTTGGGGATTGGTTTTATTCGGCTATTGTTGAGTACTTTGAGTGAACTTCGGGACTATGTTCTATttaaagggggaagactgtaataccccctATTTTAGTAGCATTTATAATGGCTTTTAATGAATTAATTATTACATTTATAActtataataaaaataagaagaaataatagaataaatagaattaaataataaataatggttgagtcgggattttacttGTGGTCGTGTTGACCATGTGTCACTTGGTCaaagctaataataataatagtaatatttgtaaggtaataataataataataataataataataataataataataataataataataataataataataataataataataataataataatattactactactaataataataatacaaataatactactactactaataataataataacactaataataataataataataataataataataagaagaagaagaagaagaagaagaataagaatactactactactactactactactactactaataataataataataataataataataataataataataataatactaataaaactactactactactactactactaataataataataataataataataataataataataataataata is a window encoding:
- the LOC141658851 gene encoding uncharacterized protein LOC141658851, whose amino-acid sequence is MVEQVQVIRQKMRAVQDRQKSYTGLKRSEIEFEIGDKVLLKVLSPMKGVMRFGKKDRVGEVAYRLALPPAFDRIHNVFRVSQLRKYVSDPTHVLEPEHVEIDEQMSYVKMPKEILDRKVRKTRNGETALVKVLWTNHNVQQATWEAEAAMRDKYSNLFVNLVGYEDVTFFWGDMM